Within Acidaminococcus timonensis, the genomic segment GGATATTTACATTAACAGATGCCAAATCCATCAACCCCTCTTGTTTTGATGCCTTGCATTATACAGCCAATGCAACGGGATGTCAACAAAAAGGAGACATCTGAGTGCCAATTTTCTCCCCATCCAGCAGGATCAGCCCAGCAGGAAGCCCATATACATGGGCAGCTCCAGCACTTTTCCCTTTTTCATCACATTTTCCGTGCTCAGCTGGATGGCCTGTTCCACCTGGTACTTGTCCGGCTGCTGGAGCAAGGTCTTCAGGCTCTTGGTATTGCCGGTGGAAGGCGTGGCCTTGACCAGGGTGCTCTTGCCCTGACAGCGGATCACAAAATCCACTTCCAGGCCGGAATTTTTATGATAATAATACAGCTTCCGCCCGCTCTTGCTGAGAAGATCGGCCGCCAGGCTTTCATACACAGCGCCCTGGCATCCGGAAAGATCTCCCTGCAGCAGTTTCAGACGGTCCTCCCCGGTGAGCATGGCCGCGTACAGCCCCACATCCTTCATATACACCTTGAAGATGGTGTCGATGGCATGCCGTTCCAGAGGCAGTCCCGGTTCTGTCAGGTTGTAGCACCGGGTCACGATACCCGCTTCCTCCAGCCAGGTCAGTGTCCCTTCGAACTGGGACGCTTTGGACCCTTTTTTCAGCTGGGCATACTGGTACTTTTTATTTTCCTTGTTCAGCTGCAGAGGTACTGCATCCAGGACCGTTTTCAGCTTGGCCCGGGCCCGTTTGTTCACGGCCACGAACAGATTCTCTTCATAATCCTTCAGGATTTCCTGCTGTTTGGCCAGCACGGCATTCAGATCATGGGTCTGCACATAGGTTTCCACCACTTCCGGCAGGCCACCCACCACGGCATACTGCCGCAGCAGTTCATTCAGCCGCAAATGCAGGGCTTCCGGCACCGGTATTTCCTGATCCAGGCTCCGGTGCAGCATATCCAGGACCGGTGTGGTGATTCCATTGGCCCACAGGAATTCCTCGAAATCCAGCGGAACCATGTTCACCACGGTTTCACTCCCCACTGCAATGGACGCCGGTTCCTTGCCATACCCCTTTACGCCCAGCAGCGACCCACAGGCGATCACATCGTACCGTCCATCCTTTTTAAACGCTTTCAGGGCCGCCCGGGCCTCCGGACATTCCTGGATTTCATCCAGCACCAGCACCGTCTTGTAGGGTTCAAACAGGGCATCCGGCCCTACCAGAGCTGTAATCAGCATCACCAGGTAATCCACATCCAGGGAATCTTTGAAAATGGCCGCATAATCCGGCTTCTCCTGGAAATTCAGGTAGACCACATGGGCATATTCCTTCCGGGCAAAATCCAGGATAGAGGTGGTCTTGCCGCAGTGGCGGCAGCCCTTGATCACCAGAGGGTTGTGTTGGGGGACCTGTTTCCAGGTCTGCAGGAATTTTTCGATCTTGCGCTGAAGCATGGCACTCCTCTTTCTTTTGGCAAATGGAAAACAAAACGAAACAAAACAGCTTCTTATACTTTACAGGAAATGAAACGATTTTTCAAGGCACTTTTCCTTTTCTTTCCATTTTCTTTTTAGCAAAAAGAACCTGCCACCCTTGTCACGATTTTCCGCCCTTTTCAAGGGGGGACCCGCCGAAAGCTGGTGGCAGGTTCTCTATATACGATAATATGGTACAATGGATGGAATCAAATTCCTGTAAGGAGGTCCCTGTATGTCCGAAATCACCCATGAATTACTGACCCGCTTCCTGCGGTACATCAACATCCCGTCCCAGAGCCGGGCCGGTGCTGCCACGGTCCCCAGCACCCCCAGCCAGTGGAATATGGCCCGGCTGCTGGAAGCCGAACTGGAGCTCCTGGACCTGGAGGACGTGCATCTCAGCGATCACTGCGTCCTCACCGGATACCTGCCTGCCAGCCTGCCCAAAGGCTTCACCGGCTCCGTACCCAAAATCGGGTTCTGCTGCCACCTGGACACGGTGGACGTGAACCTGAGCCCCACCATCCATCCCCACCTGGTCAAGGGCTACCCGGGCGGCGATGTGATCCTGAATGAAGCAAAGCACCTTGTCATGAAGGCCTCCGACCATCCGGAGCTGGCTGCCCACGTAGGCGAGGACATCGTATTCACCGATGGCACCAGCGTGCTGGGTGCGGATAACAAAGCGGCCCTGGCCAATGTGATGACCCTGCTCCACACCCTGTCCACCCACCCGGAGATTTTCCACGGAGACATCTACATTGCCTTCGTCCCCGATGAGGAAGTGGGACTGAAAGGTTCCAAATCCCTGGAGCTGGACCGGTTTCCGGTGGATTTCGCCTACACCATCGACAGTTGCGAAGTGGGCGAGGTGGTGTACGAAACCTTCAATGCCGGTGCTGCCACTGTCACCATCCAGGGAATCAGTGCCCATCCCATGAACGCCAAGGGGCGCCTGGTGAACCCCACCCTGCTGGCCGTGGATTTCGCCAATTTCTTTGACCGGAAAGAGACCCCGGAGTGCACGGAAGACAAGGAGGGCTACATCTGGATCAAATCCATCCAGTCCAATGCCACACGGGCAGTGGTCCAGCTGGCCATCCGGGACCACCACAAGGCCGGCTATGAGGCCAAAAAAGAGACCATCCGGCAGAACGTGCAGCGCCTGCTGCAGCAGGAGCCCCGGGCGAAAGTCACCTGCACCCTGGAGGACATCTACGGCAACATCGCCGATGCCATGACCCCCAAAAATCGCAAGGCCGTGGACATCCTGTACGAAGCGCTGGACGACCTGGGCATCCAGCCCCACACCATTGCCATGCGGGGCGGCACGGACGGATCCTTCCTGTCCACCCGGGGTATCTTCACCCCCAACTATTTCACCGGAGGTCTGAACTTCCATTCTCCGTACGAATGCCTGCCCGTCCCCTCCCTGGAAAAAGCCTACCATGTATCCCTGAAAATCGTAGAAAAAGTGGTTGAAAACGGGGCCCTGATTTCTTCACACACCCTTTAACGACAGGCCGATCCGCCCCCGCTTCTCGTCCACGCTGATCACCCGTACCTGTACCACATCCCCTACGCTCACCACATCCAATGGGTGCCTGATCCGCCGACTGCTCATTTCCGAAATATGGATGAGTCCGGCCGTTTTGATGCCGATGTCCACGAAGGCCCCGAAATCCGTCACGTTCCGGATGGTTCCCCGCATGAGGCTCCCCACTTTGATATCGGACAGCCTGACGATATTCTGCCGGGTAAGGGGTGCCGGCAGGTCCTCCCGGGGATCCCGGCCGGGGCTTACCAGGGCGTCCAGGATATCGTGTACCGTAGGCAGGCCGGCCTCCAGCTCCCTGGCCAGCCGGCTCTCGTCCACCAGCTTCCGTTTGGCTGCCAGAAGCGCCAGCTTCTCTTTATCCTTCAAATCCCTGACCGCAAACCCCAGTTTCTCCAGGATGGCTTCTGCCAGCCGGTAGGATTCCGGATGCACCGGAGTGGCATCCAGAGGGCTCTTTCCATCCAGGATCCGCAGGAAACCGGCGCACTGGGTAAAGGCCGCCGGACCCAGCCGGGGTACCTTCAGCAGCTGCCGCCGCCCGGTGAAGCGCCCGTTTTCGTTCCGGTAGGCCACAATATTCTTTGCTGTAGTGGCCGTAATGCCCGCCACATGGGACAGCAGGGCCGGCGACGCCGTATTCAGGTCCACGCCCACATGGTTCACCGCCATTTCCACCACCCCGTCCAGGGTGCCGGTCAGGGCCTTCTGGTCCACATCGTGCTGGTACTGGCCCACCCCGATGGCCTGGGGATCGATCTTCACCAGTTCCGCCAGGGGGTCCTGCACCCGCCGGGCCATGGAAACAGCGCCCCGGATGGTTACATCGTACTCCGGCAGTTCCTCTCTGGCCAACCTGGAGGCAGAATATACCGAAGCCCCCGCTTCATTGGTGATCAGGTAATGCACCTCCCTCAGGTGATGCTGCTGGATCAGCCGGGCTGCGAACTGTTCCGTCTCATAGGAAGCCGTGCCATTTCCAATGGAAAGCAGGGTCACATGATGCTTCTCGATCATCCCCAGAAGGATTTCCTCAGCCTGCTCCTTCTGCTTCTCGCTCTGGGTCACCTGGATCACCCCATGGTCCACCACCTGGCCGGTAGGATCCACTACAGCCACTTTGCAGCCGGTGCGATAGCCCGGATCCAGTCCCATGACCGTACGTCCTGCCAGAGGCGCCTGGAGCAGCAGCTGCCGCAGGTTGGCCCCGAACACCCTGATGGCCTGGGCTTCGGCATTTTCCGTCAGGGTATGGCGGATCTCCCGCTCCAGAGCGGGGAACAACAACCGTTTCCAGCTGTCCGCCAGGGCCAGTTCCAGCTGTTCCTGATAAATGGAGCGATGGCGGACGAACCGCCGCTGCAGCAGCTGCAGGGCCCGTTCCTCCTCCCAGAGCAGATGCACCTTCAGGCATCCCTTCTTTTCACCCCGGTTGATGGCCAGTACCCGGTGGGAGGGCAGGGTCCGCACCGGTTCCTGGTAGTCCCTGTACATCAGGAAGGTCTGGGCCTCATCGGCGTTTTCCACCAGTTCCGTCTGCAGCACGCCCTCCTTCCACAGCTTCTGCCGCAGGTCCTTGCGCAGGTCCGCATTTTCCGAAACCACTTCCGCCACAATATCCCGGGCTCCTTCCAGAGCCGCTTCCAGCGTCTCCACCCCTTTTTCCGGATCCACATAGGCCCGGGCTGCCTCCAGGGAGGTGCCACGGATTTCCCGCTGCAGCAGGAAAGCATTGGCCAGCGGCTCCAGGCCCTTTTCCCGGGCCTGCTGGGCCCGGGTCCGCCGTTTTTGCTTATAAGGCAGGTACAGGTCTTCCAGTTCCGTCAATTTCTGGGCTTGTTCGATGGCCTGGCGCAGGTCCGGTGTCAGTTTGCCCTGTTCGTCGATCCTGGTCAGGATCTCCTCCTGGCGCTTCACCAGGTTCCGCAGGGTATTCAGCCGGTCCTCGATGGTCCGGATCTGTTCGTCCTCCAGGGAACCGGTGACCTCCTTCCGGTACCGGGCGATGAAGGGAACGGTGTTGCCCCCATCCAGCAGTTCGATGGTCTTTTCCACCTGTATGGATCTGCAACCCAGTTCCCCGGCGATCAATGGGGCAATGTCAGTTTGTTTCATTGGATATTTTCCTTTCGTAAAAAAAAGGCTGCGGATCCCCGCAGCCCCGACTTTTTCCAGGCACACAAGATGAGTCCAGATCGTGCGCCCGGGTTATGCGTCAGCTTTAGATATGTTTTACCCAAATGGGATACGTGCTCAGCACGATGATGAGGAGCAGCGTCACGTAATCCAGTCCATGCAGCCGCATGGGCCGGCGGTTTTTATAGGTATTGGGGCCGAACCCCTTCAGTTCCATGGAAAGGGCCAGGGTGTCCGACTTGGCCACGGCCCGCATCACCAGCGGTTTCACCACCGCCAGGTACGCATACAGCCGTTTGAAGGCATTGCCCCGGTTGGAATAGCCCCGGCAGGACTGGGCGTCCAGGGTGATGGCCGAATCCGACAGGAAGTCCGGAACGAACCGCAGGGCCGTAGTCAGCATGAAGGCGTATTCATAGGGCATATGGAATTTTTCCACCAGCGCCTGGGCGATTTCCTGGATCCGGGTGGAAGCCAGCAGGCACAGAAACGCCGTGGTCATGACGAACATCCGCAGCCCGCCGGTAAGCGCCACGTACAGTGCCGAACCGAACAGCAGCTGCAGCACCACCATCATCCCGGTAAAGACCGTCAGCGTCCCGATGGCTGCCATGGTCATCCGGTCCCGCTTGATGTACAGCAAAATCACCAGTTCCAGGGCCAGGATCGTGGCCACTGCCGCTACCGGCAGCAGGAACACCCAGGCTGTCACCGCCAGCACCAGGATCAGTTTCGTAAAAGCGGTCAGCTTCATGCCTTGCCACCTTCTTTCTCTTCCTTCCGTCCTTCTTTCGGAGCTTCCTTCAGCTCCAGCCGGTCACACAGGACTTCCGGGCTGTCCGCATCCACCCCGAACAGCGCTCCCAGCCGGGCCAGTACCGGCTGCTTCAGGCCCCATTCCTCAATGGGCCGCCTGCCGTCGAACAGTTCCTTTGTTTTCCCGTCATACACCAGTTGCCCATCGTGGAGCACCAGGGCATGGGTGGTGTACTTCCGGGCGATTTCCATATCGTGGGTGATCAGGATCAGGGTGATGTGTTTCTCCCTCTGCAGCCTGGACAGGTAGTTCATCATATGGAGCTTTTCCTGTTCATCCTGGCCGTTGGTGATTTCGTCCAGGATCAGGGTCCGGGGTTGCAGGGCCAGGGCCACGGCTACCCCCAGCCGCCGTTTCTGGCCGAAGGAAAGCCCCCGGGGATACTGGTCCAGGCAGGGTGTCAGCCCCATGGCTTCCACGGCTTCCCGCACCTGTTTATCCAGATCCGCTTTAGGCATCTTCCGGGTTTGCAGACCATAAGCCACTTCATCATATACCGTATCTCCCAGCAGCTGCAGGTCCGGGTTCTGGAACACATAGCCCACCTTATCCGCCAGGTCCGCCGGTTCGCAGTCCACGATATCCACGCCGTCCACCAGCACCTGTCCGCTGCGGGGGTGGTTCAGCGCCATGAACAGCCGGCTCAGGGTGGTCTTGCCGCTGCCGTTGTGCCCCAGGAGGGCTACGGCTTCTCCATCTTCCACCTTGCACTGGATATCCTGCAGCACGGGTACCCCTCTGCGATAGGCGAAGTTCACTTCTTTTGCTTCAATCATGCCTTGCCTCCCTGGAATTTCCGGGTCAGTTCCTCTTCCGCTTCGTCCTCACTGCGCCAGTTGCCCAGCCGGCAGTGGAATCTCTCTTCCAGACCCAGCTTCACCTGCCACAGTTCCGGCAGGTTCTCCCGCAGGTCTTCCTGCTGGAAAGCCTTCCGGGCCGCCTGTTCGAAAGGTCCCTGTACCCGGGCCTCGCCGCCGCTGATCAGCACCAGATCCGTCATGTAGGGCAGCAGGTAGTTCAGGTCGTGCTCCACCACCACCACGGTCATGTTGTGCTGCTGGTAGATCTTGTACAGCAGGGCATACAGGGACCGGGCTCCGTCCGGATCGAGAGCCGACACCGGCTCGTCCAGGATCAGCACTTCCGGCCGGCAGGCCAGCACCGATGCCAGCAGCAGCCGCTGCCGCTGGCCCCCGGACAGTTCGTCCAGCTGGTAGCTTTCCCGGCCGGGCAGGCCCACATCGGCCAGGGCCTGGCTCACCCGCTGGTCCACCTCATCCGGCGAGAATCCATGGTTCAGAAGGCCAAAGGCGATTTCCTCTCCGGCGGTCAGGGACACCATCTGGCTTTCGTAGTCATCCATCATGATGCCCACCCGCATGGCGATTTCCGAGATTTTCTTTCCCTTAAGGTCTTCTCCCAGCACTTCCACTTTGCCGTAGTACCGTCCCCCGTAATAATGGGGCACGATACCCGTCATGGCCTTGCACAGGGTGGTCTTGCCGGCACCGCTGGGACCGGCGATGGCTGTAAAGCTGCCCTTCTGGATGTCCAGGTTGATGTTTTTCAGCACCAGGTCACTGTTCAGATAGGCAAAATAAAAATCCGAGATCCGAATGGCACTGTCACTCATGGTGTTTCCCCTCCGTTGCATAGAAGATCTTCCGTACAGGGCTGAACAGCACCTGGGTCACCACCCCATTCAGAGCCCCCACGGTGAACACCACCGGCAGCATGGCATGGGTCCACACGGTCAGGGGCAGCCCCAGCACCAGTTTCAGGATGTAGGTGAATACGGCACCGCTGACACTGGTGGCCACAAAACCCACGATGAACGGTTTCACCTTCAGGTTCTCCAGATGGGTCAGAGCGAAGGCCTTCACCAGGATACAGGCCGTCAGGGCCCCGCTCACTTCACTGGCGATGTTCCCCAGCGGGAAGGCGGATTTGGAAGAAGGGACCAGAGTCAGACCGGCCACGAATCCAATGCCCAGGGCCCGGGTCAGGCCCGGTTTCGTCAGGCAGATGGTGATGGAATACATGGCAATGGTCCAGTTGGGGGTGACCCCGCCCACATTGGGACTGATGGTATGGAGGATGACACCAATGGCCAGCAGCAGGGCCGTCATGGCTACCCAGCGATGGGTGTCCCTGGCTGCTTCCACCGTAATCAGATCCGGAATCGGTTTGTCCATGATTGCTATACTCCTTTGCTACAAATGTATGAGTATAGTTTATGTGTCAAATCTCTGACTGTCAAGCAGAAGGGGCCATAAAAAAGAGCTGTGACATTTCACAGCTCTGCAAAGATCCGCCGGCTCACTTCCAGCATTTTGTCTTTTTGTGTCTTCATTTCCACCAGAAGCAGTTCAATCTTATCCTGGGGAACATCAAAGATCCTCAGGGCCTGTGTCAGGCACAGCTTTTTCAGATTCTCCCGGGCAAACAGATATTTGAACTCATGGCTCAGGATGTATCCGCTCATGGACGCCCTTACCAGCAGGACCCGTTCATAACACTCCTGCAGGGTGAATTTCCGGGCAAAAGTCATCAGATGTGTTTTTGGAGTCTCGTCTGCCAACGTTGTTTTCCTCTTTCTGTCCATACTGCTACCGCCTCATTTTTCCTCATTCTCCAGTAGTGTATCATACCCCCATACCCTATTCAATCCAGCCTGATAGAATTCACGTTTCTATCATATATCTACTGTGTTCTTATTGAAAATTTGTGACGCAAACGGCACATCCGTCTTTTTTCATAAAAAGAAACCCCGCCGGTTTCCCGGCGGGGTTTCCTGCAGGCCATCAGCCTTCGATGGCGATGTATTTCTTGTTGTCCACTTTCCTGGCTTCCTTCTTGGGAACGCTCAATTCCAGGATGCCATTCTCGTACTTGGCCTTCACATCGGCCTCCGTAACGCCTTCACCCACATAGAAGCTCCGGGCGCACTGGCCAAAGGTACGTTCACGACGGATGTACTGGCCCTTCTTGTCCTTTTCATCCTTGTCCACACCCTTGCTGGCACTGATGGTCAAATACCCATCCTGCAGCTGTGCATGGATTTCATCCTTCTTGAAGCCCGGCAGATCGATATCCAGTTCATAATGGTCGCCCACATCCCGTACATCGGTCTTCATCATATTTCTGGCATGTTTCCCGTACAGAGGATTCCGCACAGAGAACACATCATCAAAATCATCCATCAGATCATCAAACACATTGTCATTGAAAACAGCAGGCAGTAACATAAGCCATTCCTCCATTCAATCTTGACCTTGAAGGTCAGCTTTTGAGACTACCGAAAGGCTTTCGGATTCCCGGGGTTCCGCAAGGGAACCCGTCGTCCAGCGTTCCAGGTTCCTTACGGGAACCCTTCTGTGGGTCTTTCCTTCGTCCGACTATTATACTAGCACAAGTTGTTAGCACTGTCAAGCGTTGAGTGCTAAAAAGTCAAAGATTTTTTGACTTTTTTCGAAAAAAGCGGGCGGGTCCATATGCCCGCCCCTCCATGGATACTCCCCTTACGATTCCTGCACGGTCCAATGACCGCAACACTGCAGAGACGCCCCCTTGGGTGCGCCCGCTCACGGTTTTGCAGGAGAGACGATCACAAACAGGTTGTGGTTCCCTCCTTCTTTCTTCGGGAACTGCCCGTACATATCGAAGGTGGAGAAGAACCGGGCCGCCGGATAGATGCCATATCCATCCTGGTCATGATCCGTGGTATCATAGGGATCTGCCACGATCAGCACATCATCCTGGGTATCGGCGGTACCCATGTCATCATAGCCGATGACCACCTGCCAGTGGCCGCCCCAGTCGATCCACCCCACCAGGATGGGTTTCCCTGCCTTCAGGGTGGCTTTGATGTCTTCCGGGCCAAAAGTCTTTCCTGCCTGGGCATAATCTTCTGTGGTCACCAGATCGAAGCCCCCCACCTTCTGGAACATATCCTTCATCTGTTCCAAAGTGGTACCCGGGTAGCCATTCGGGAAGCCGGGGACTGCCACATCCTGCAGAGGATGGCGCAGATCCGCCAGTTTCTGTTCCGTCCAGTCCTTCTGACGTCCGTACCAGTTCAGCACCATCAGGGCCGAAGCCGGACCACAGGACCATTCACTGGACTGCTGGATGGTTTTGAAGCAGGGCAGGATCGTCAAAGATCCCTTGGAATGCATATGGTAAAAATCCGGATGGACATAGTAGGGAGACTTTTTGTGGTCCAGTTTCCGCTCAATGGAAGCGGCTCCCTGGTCCTGGGTAATCTTCTCCACCCCGGTGATCTTCATGTCATCCGTAAAGTTGTCCTTCTGCGCTGCCAATGCCGGCAGAGCCATACTTCCGGCCAGAATCCCGGTCAAAACCCACATTGCCAATTTTTTGCCAAACAGCATCTCATTCACCTCGTCACATGTTGTTCTCTTCTTGTTCATTCTTTTCTATTATACGAAATCCATTAAAAATTGACTAACTCTTTTCTGTCAGATGTGCTATAATATTGTTGTAATAAATTTATTTACAGGAAGGATGATTCCCATGGCAACTCATGAAGAATTGGTTTCTGAAGTAAAAAATCTGGTGGCCGCTCCCAGCGTATACAGCGGTTTGAAAGATCTGGCTGAAAAATGGCTGGCAGCCGACGGTACCGCTGCCCAGGCCAACCTGACCGCGCTGCTGCGGGCTGCCCTGAAGGAAGACGTATGCACCATCGACCAGGTGCTGCCCTTCTTCGCTTCCGACGCTGCCAAAAAGGCTTTCGGGGAAGAACAGGCTGCCAGGATGCTGGCCCAGGGCCAGAAGGTGAAAGCCGATGGCGGCAAATACTGCTTCTGCCCGGCCTGCACGGCTGGTTCCAAGATCCTGGAAATGCTGGGTGAATAAGGAAATAAAAAATAAGAGCGCCGCTCCGCGGCGCTCTTATTTTTTATACCATCTTCTCCGGATGGAACACCTTGTCGAACTCGCTTTCTTCCATGAAGCCCAGCTTCAGCACGGCTTCCTTCAGGGAAATGTTGTCCTTGAAAGCCAGTTTTGCCACCTGGGCACACTTGTCGTAGCCGATGTACGGGCTCAGGGCCGTTACCAGCATCAGGGAATGATGCAGGTTGTAGGCCATCTTGTCCTTGTTGGCCCTGATTCCCACCACACAGTTCTTCCGGAAGGATTCCATCACATCCCCCAGCAGCCGCACGCTCTGCAGGAAATTGTAGATGGTCACCGGCAGGAACACGTTCAGCTGGAAATTCCCCTGGGAAGCGGCAAAGCCGATGACGGCATCGTTCCCCATGACCTGCACAGCCACCATGGTCACGGCTTCACACTGGGTAGGGTTCACTTTCCCGGGCATGATGGAGGAACCCGGTTCGTTGGCCGGAATGGTGATTTCGCCCAGGCCATCCCGGGGCCCGGAAGCCAGCCACCGCACATCGTTGGCCATCTTCATCAGGTTGGCTGCCAGTGCCTTCAGGGCACCGTGGGCGAAGACCATATCATCCAGGCTGGTGAGCGCATGGAATTTATTGGGAGCCGTCACAAAGGGGAAACCGGTGTTCTTGGCAATGAACCCGGCTACCTTCTTGTCGAACCCCTTGGGGGCATTCAACCCGGTGCCTACAGCCGTACCACCCAGGGCCAGTTCCAGCAGCCCTTTTTCCGCCGCCTTCAGTTCCTGGCGGTTCCGTTCCAGCATGGTCCGCCAGCCGGAAATTTCCTGGGAGAAGGCCACCGGCACCGCATCCTGCAAATGGGTCCGGCCCGTGGTCACGATCCCCTTATGGGCCTTTTCCAGCTTTTTGAAAGCGTCCACCAGATCATCCAGGTGGGGCAGCAGGTTCTTTTCGATTTCCCATACAGCAGCAATATGCATGGCCGTAGGGAAGGTATCGTTGGAGCTCTGGGACATGTTCACATGATCATTGGGGTGCAGCAGGGCCTCTCCGGCCAGTTCATTGCCCCGATGGGCGATGACCTCGTTCACGTTCATGTTGCTCTGGGTACCGCTGCCCGTCTGCCAGACTGCCAGCGGAAAGTTCCCGTCCAGCTTACCCTTCAGGATCTCATCGCAGACCTTCCCGATGATCTGGCACCGTTTCTTGTCCAGTTTGTCCAGAGCCTGGTTGGCCTGGGCAGCGCTCTTCTTCAGATAGGCAAAAGCCCGGATCACTTCCATGGGCATCTTTTCCGTACCGATCTTGAAGTTCTCGAAGCTCCGCTCCGATTGAGCCCCCCAGTATCTGTCCGCCGGGACCTTGATTTCTCCCATGGAATCCCGTTCCAGCCGCCATTCTTCTTTTTTCGCCATGCTGCTCCCCCTCACTTTGTATTGGATAAAAGCATTATTTCATAGCCCCTGAAGTTTGTCAAATCACAGCCCCCTGTACCACGCCGGGTTCCATGAAAAGGAGCTGTGGACAACTCATCCACAGCTCCTCTGTCAGGCCGGCATCAGCCGACTTCCATGGCCGGTGGCCGGGCGCGGAAAAAGCATTTTTCCATGCCGCCCTTTATGCCACCTGCAATGTTTTGGCTTTTCTTTTCTGGAACAGGATCACCCCGATGAGGATCACAGCCCCCACAATATCGGTCTGGATCCCAGGGATCATCAGCAGCAGGGCCCCGGCCAGGGAAACGAGCCGCATCACCACATTCACCGGTGCATACACATACCCTTCGCAGGCCACTGCCAGAAGGAATACTCCCAGGGCTGCTGTAGCCGCCGTGAACAACCCTTCTCCCAAGGTTGTATTGATCAGCATCAGCTGGGGCGAAAGCACGAAGATATAGGGAATGATGAACCCGGCCACTGCCAGTTTCACCGAAGTCCATCCGGTCTTCATGGGATCCCCGCCGGACACCCCGGCTGCCGCAAAGGCCGCCAGCGCCACAGGAGGCGTCAGGTTGGCGAACATGGCAAAGTAGAAGCTGAACATGTGGGCCGCCGCATTGGGAATCCCCAGCTTGAACAGGGCGGGCGCCGCAATGGAAGAGGTAATGATGTAGGAGGGAATGGAAGGCAGTCCCATACCCAGGATCATACAGGTGATCATGGTGAACACCAGGGTAAACATGATGCTGGTGTTCCCCAGGCTGATGATGGTGTTGGCCATGGTGAGCCCGAATCCGGTCTTGGAGGAAACCCCCACCACGATACCCACGCAGGCACAGGCAATGGCCACACTCACCGTCTGTTTGGCCCCTTCCGCCAGGGCATCCACAATGGCTTTGGGTTTCATCCGGGTGGCTTTCTTCAGAGCCGCCACCAGGATGGTCACCCCGATGGTGAGCACCGCCGCATACACCACGGTGGAACCGGACATGAACAGCATGTACAGCAGGAACACAATGGGGATGATCAGATGGCCCTGTGCCTTCAATACATCACGGGTCCGGGGCAGCTGTTCCCTGGGCACCCCCACCAGCCCGTCCTTGGAGGCCCGGAGCTGGACCTGGATCATGATTCCCATATAGTACAGGAGCGCCGGAATGGCTGCCCATACAATGATTTCCGAATACTTGACCCCCAGAATTTCCGCCATGATGAAGGCGGCTGCCCCCATAATGGGCGGAAGCAGCTGGCCCCCTACAGAAGCCGCTGCCGACACGGCTCCGGCGAATTCCGCCGAATACCCGGTCTTTTTCATCAGGGGGATGGTAAAGGATCCGGTGGTCACCACGTTGGCCACAGCCGACCCGTTGATGGAGCCCAGCAGCCCGGCTGCCACCACCGACACCTTGGCGGGACCGCCTTTGGTGTGCCCGGCCAGGG encodes:
- a CDS encoding tryptophan transporter, which produces MDKPIPDLITVEAARDTHRWVAMTALLLAIGVILHTISPNVGGVTPNWTIAMYSITICLTKPGLTRALGIGFVAGLTLVPSSKSAFPLGNIASEVSGALTACILVKAFALTHLENLKVKPFIVGFVATSVSGAVFTYILKLVLGLPLTVWTHAMLPVVFTVGALNGVVTQVLFSPVRKIFYATEGKHHE
- a CDS encoding Hsp20/alpha crystallin family protein, translating into MLLPAVFNDNVFDDLMDDFDDVFSVRNPLYGKHARNMMKTDVRDVGDHYELDIDLPGFKKDEIHAQLQDGYLTISASKGVDKDEKDKKGQYIRRERTFGQCARSFYVGEGVTEADVKAKYENGILELSVPKKEARKVDNKKYIAIEG
- the fumC gene encoding class II fumarate hydratase; amino-acid sequence: MAKKEEWRLERDSMGEIKVPADRYWGAQSERSFENFKIGTEKMPMEVIRAFAYLKKSAAQANQALDKLDKKRCQIIGKVCDEILKGKLDGNFPLAVWQTGSGTQSNMNVNEVIAHRGNELAGEALLHPNDHVNMSQSSNDTFPTAMHIAAVWEIEKNLLPHLDDLVDAFKKLEKAHKGIVTTGRTHLQDAVPVAFSQEISGWRTMLERNRQELKAAEKGLLELALGGTAVGTGLNAPKGFDKKVAGFIAKNTGFPFVTAPNKFHALTSLDDMVFAHGALKALAANLMKMANDVRWLASGPRDGLGEITIPANEPGSSIMPGKVNPTQCEAVTMVAVQVMGNDAVIGFAASQGNFQLNVFLPVTIYNFLQSVRLLGDVMESFRKNCVVGIRANKDKMAYNLHHSLMLVTALSPYIGYDKCAQVAKLAFKDNISLKEAVLKLGFMEESEFDKVFHPEKMV
- a CDS encoding C39 family peptidase, translating into MLFGKKLAMWVLTGILAGSMALPALAAQKDNFTDDMKITGVEKITQDQGAASIERKLDHKKSPYYVHPDFYHMHSKGSLTILPCFKTIQQSSEWSCGPASALMVLNWYGRQKDWTEQKLADLRHPLQDVAVPGFPNGYPGTTLEQMKDMFQKVGGFDLVTTEDYAQAGKTFGPEDIKATLKAGKPILVGWIDWGGHWQVVIGYDDMGTADTQDDVLIVADPYDTTDHDQDGYGIYPAARFFSTFDMYGQFPKKEGGNHNLFVIVSPAKP
- a CDS encoding heat-shock protein Hsp90, whose protein sequence is MATHEELVSEVKNLVAAPSVYSGLKDLAEKWLAADGTAAQANLTALLRAALKEDVCTIDQVLPFFASDAAKKAFGEEQAARMLAQGQKVKADGGKYCFCPACTAGSKILEMLGE
- a CDS encoding energy-coupling factor ABC transporter ATP-binding protein, whose product is MSDSAIRISDFYFAYLNSDLVLKNINLDIQKGSFTAIAGPSGAGKTTLCKAMTGIVPHYYGGRYYGKVEVLGEDLKGKKISEIAMRVGIMMDDYESQMVSLTAGEEIAFGLLNHGFSPDEVDQRVSQALADVGLPGRESYQLDELSGGQRQRLLLASVLACRPEVLILDEPVSALDPDGARSLYALLYKIYQQHNMTVVVVEHDLNYLLPYMTDLVLISGGEARVQGPFEQAARKAFQQEDLRENLPELWQVKLGLEERFHCRLGNWRSEDEAEEELTRKFQGGKA